The window GCATAGGCTCCATTCATGGTAGTACTAAGATCAATAGTATATTTGGGATTAACCTCTAAACCGATGTCTCTCATCTCAGAATAATATCCCATTTCTCTTTGGCGAAAACCTAATATTTTAAATTTTCCGCCAAGGTGTCCTATCTTTGTATGACCTTTACCATATAAATAATTTATAGCCATTCTGACAGAATCAGAGTTATTGATAATAACCCCGCTAAAATCCATATCTAAACTCCAATAATCCAATAAAAGAAACGGACACTTAGCATTCTTAAATACCTTGAGCCCTTCCGGTGACAATTCTGTGCCCAGAAGTATAATGGCTGTATCCGGTTCATTGATCATCTGTTTTGCCTGCTCCAAATATCCGGGACTTCTCGCATCCAGATTGCTTATCATCATTTCATATCCCGAAGAGCTGCATTCCTGCTCAATGCCGTTAATCAGTAACGTAAAAAATGGTGTGTCATCTATAATTAGTCCATTCTCCTTATAGATAACCAATTTAATTTTACTGATATTATTATTATCCAGATACCCT of the Ruminiclostridium papyrosolvens DSM 2782 genome contains:
- a CDS encoding LacI family DNA-binding transcriptional regulator: MKTGIKQISKITGFSPATISNALNRKKGVSWETSDRIFRVAREIGYLDNNNISKIKLVIYKENGLIIDDTPFFTLLINGIEQECSSSGYEMMISNLDARSPGYLEQAKQMINEPDTAIILLGTELSPEGLKVFKNAKCPFLLLDYWSLDMDFSGVIINNSDSVRMAINYLYGKGHTKIGHLGGKFKILGFRQREMGYYSEMRDIGLEVNPKYTIDLSTTMNGAYADMLDYLKNKPDLPTAFFADNDMIALGAIRALQEMGYRIPEDVSVIGFDDLPFCEISFPRLTSLRVPKQEMGRLAVRRIIDMMESEDMIHTKIQVCTEFIERDSVRDLTAASKK